A part of Maniola jurtina chromosome 19, ilManJurt1.1, whole genome shotgun sequence genomic DNA contains:
- the LOC123874873 gene encoding silk gland factor 1: MISQKLSYGDVPTSASLSSLSPGLAPPYVNGMGCMPAQPYPNLYANNMVAGGSCMGSPGVGYSPPSSMPSCMGGGAVPYGALPREQEAASPTSALQRARNDKTYRRSYTHAKPPYSYISLITMAIQNNPSRMLTLSEIYQFIMDLFPFYRQNQQRWQNSIRHSLSFNDCFVKVPRTPDKPGKGSFWTLHPDSGNMFENGCFLRRQKRFKDEKKETIRQAQKAAQTHGHHGGHDKREHGHDKAGGGAGAGEDKEMRDELLAQLHAAPELCLPEHTPLALEHYAHLKQEPTGYAPATHPFSITRLLPGADTKADLKMYDVNYGYGHAPADNYYQSPLYHHHAHHSQPPL; this comes from the coding sequence ATGATCTCGCAGAAGCTGTCGTACGGCGACGTGCCGACGTCCGCGTCGCTGTCGTCCCTGTCGCCGGGCCTCGCGCCGCCATACGTCAACGGCATGGGCTGCATGCCCGCGCAGCCCTACCCCAACCTGTACGCCAACAACATGGTGGCGGGCGGCTCGTGCATGGGCTCGCCCGGCGTGGGCTACTCGCCGCCCAGCAGCATGCCGTCCTGCATGGGCGGCGGCGCCGTGCCGTACGGCGCGCTGCCGCGCGAGCAGGAGGCCGCGTCGCCCACGTCGGCGCTGCAGCGCGCGCGCAACGACAAGACCTACCGCCGCTCCTACACACACGCCAAGCCGCCCTACTCCTACATCTCGCTCATCACCATGGCCATTCAGAACAACCCCTCGCGCATGCTCACCCTGTCCGAGATCTACCAGTTCATCATGGACCTGTTCCCGTTCTACCGCCAGAACCAGCAGCGCTGGCAGAACTCGATCCGACATTCGCTCTCCTTCAACGACTGCTTCGTCAAAGTGCCGCGAACTCCCGACAAGCCGGGCAAGGGATCGTTCTGGACTCTGCACCCGGACAGCGGGAACATGTTCGAGAACGGCTGCTTCCTGCGGCGGCAGAAGCGCTTCAAGGACGAGAAGAAGGAGACCATCCGGCAAGCGCAGAAAGCGGCGCAGACGCACGGCCACCACGGCGGGCACGACAAGCGCGAGCACGGGCACGACaaggcgggcggcggcgcgggcgcgggcgaggACAAGGAGATGCGCGACGAGCTGCTCGCGCAGCTGCACGCCGCGCCCGAGCTGTGCCTGCCCGAGCACACGCCGCTGGCGCTGGAGCACTACGCGCACCTCAAGCAGGAGCCCACGGGCTACGCGCCCGCCACGCACCCCTTCAGCATCACGCGGCTGCTGCCCGGCGCCGACACCAAGGCCGACCTGAAGATGTACGACGTCAACTACGGCTACGGGCACGCGCCCGCCGACAACTACTACCAGTCGCCGCTGTACCACCACCACGCGCACCACTCGCAGCCGCCCTTGTGA